AGTCCTCTGGCACCACAAATCcaccacaaatatattttaggcATGCAGTTTTCAATGCTGTTTTGTACAACCCCAAATTCTGTCAGTAATTACTGATTAGTTACAATATGGCATATCTCTTtttcacttgtttattctcacATCATTGACTGTGTCAGTCCTCTGACAGTCCTCAAAGCGTTTTGTATTTATCAGAGTCTgtgtatttctctgtgtgtgtgtgcgtgttttgttttcttatgtGCATGAATGGCTAAATTCTCTGCAGCCTTGCATGCCGATGGATTTATGTGAATCACGCCTCAATCTGCCTTCTGGCTCTAATGAGGAGGATTTGAATTACCTCTGACCCCGCAAACGCCTTTTAATCTGCTTTCACCATACCCTGAATAGCTGCTTCATTAATGTGTCAGTGCGTGCTTCGGGTTGCACGGAAAACCTCCCATGTAGTGAATGTGTGGAGCGTGGAAGTGTGCTTGAAAGTGCGCGTGAGCGTGTGCCTAAATAAGCGCGTGCCGTCTGTGTGAGCGATGCCGTTGTCTCCGGGTTTATTTAGGCTGTAGGAGTAGACGAAGAGCGCCGCTACTGTACACTGGAATAGTGAACCTGATGAACCGTCTCCAATGCAGTGTCCTCATCCTCAGCAGTCTGTTTAATTGCACACTTCCCCACAGCTGTAATGCGACAATTGCAGGGCTGCCTGCTCAGCTGCCAGATCCTGGATGCCCAAATCAACGGCCCTGTTAGCAGAACGCCAACCTACACAGTCTGAGCTCCCTAACCTAATTAATACCGAGTCACGCAGCACGGCGCGCCACGCCACGCAGAGCAACACAGCCTCAATATGCAGCGGGGCATTGTGGGTAGGGAGGCCAGGGCGCTGGACAATGGACATAAAAATGGTGGGAGCCACAGTGACATACGTCGCGTCACACAGGGTCATGCCTGAACAATGACGAAAAAGACGCTGTGCCCTCAGACAGGCTGGATATGGTTCTGTACTCTTCATTCATCATTATCATATTCAGGGTTAAAATTATATCAGACAGTATTTGTTAGTTTACATTTCTTCATAATTGAGGTTTTATTTATGGAATGTGAAGTGATAGGAACAGGTAGTCCATCATGATCAGCACAGTAAATAGACAGATATATCATAAGTTAGATATAACCTAAAGTAATCCAGTTGGTGAGTTCCCTTTGCTGTTGGAGAATGGTTGATATAGTTCTGCGTGGGTGGGTTCATTGAGTTCATACTTCagtgttgtagtagtagtagaccACTATTGAATCTTTCCACATTGTGTGTTGGCCtgaattttatgtttaatgtttgcGGTAGCAAGGATAGAGTCCCATACAGTATAAGTGAATCCACTAAAAGCACTTGTGCTCTCAAACATTTGCACACCAGCTGAAAGCTGCACTTTTCTTAACCAATCACAGCCCCCTGCTTGCATACTCCAATGCACAGAACAGTGTTGGGGCACTCAGATATCTGCCCCACAACAAGCCTGACTCCTCATGGGGTGAGTTGTGTGTGCAGGAAACCCTGTGTGCGCTACATATGACAAACCACATTACTGGCTGGATAGCAGACAGCCCTAGCTAGGCCAACCCAAGGCCCCCAGCCAGAGAGCAGTGCTGCAGCTGAGTTACCATGCTTACTCAGATAGTCATAATTGgataatgaaaatataaatactgTTTTCATGTGATCCACTCATATGTCGGGCACCGGGGTGAGCAACATAGTAGGTAAACGTACAATACCTGTGCCTTGTTGCCTGACTGCCTGGATGGACGGTTTGTTATAGCCTAGAGGAAACAAGCATCCGTCGCAGTCATGCAATCCAGATGTTGTCACATGTTTTGGTCAGATGTCTTGTCAGGCTGGGTTTGTAGTGCTGCATCTCGAATTAACTTCACCTCCTAACCAAGACCTAGCTTGTCACTGAATCTGAACTGCTCATTATGTCCAGAGGAATCCCTTCTGGCCTGTTCACCTGTGTGGAGAAGATGAAGCCAACTGTGCTGTAGTTGCTAGTGGCCTAAATATAGCAGCATGTCAGCATAAAAGCTGTGTAACTATGTAGGGGAGCTTTTTAAGAGGATAACTGGACAAAGCTATGTCATGTCAGTTCAAATTGTGGTAGATAACTATTAACAATGACGCTCCCCATCTTCTCCTTGTCTAGGTGACTCAAGCGTGGCCTACAGGGACATCCATCTCCTTCTCCCTATTGGTTTTCTATACCATGAGCTCTGGCTCTACCCAGGATGTGGCGGTGGAGCATTTCTTGCGTGACATAGAAAGGCGGGGAAAGCGGCTACATTGCGCTGTGATTGGCTGCGAGGAGGAGCAGCGTCCCCACGGCGACATGAATCTGCTGTATCGTAAGAGTCGTCTGGACTGGAGGCACAAGGACCAGGAGGCCAGTAAGAAGAGGTGAGGAGGTGGAACTGATCTCAATACACAGCAGCTGGGTTGTCTGGACGGGTGCGGGACATCATTCTGTTCAATTGATTTCGAGAATCTCTGAGCTGTAGCTATAGtccatttcagatttttgtccaggtgggtaaGATTCTATATATGACTTAGCGACTAGACACTCAGTCATGAGCACTATTACAATTAAAATCAACTGAAATAACTTCTGTGAGGGAACTTCCAGACATGTTGTTCGCTAAGGCATTTTGGTACAGTCCTGCATGGGGTTGGTTGCCTGCGGTTCCCCTGCAGTTCCCCCGAAAACTGTTATCCTAAAAATAACATCCAATTTATTCATGCCTCTTGTGTACCACAAATAAATCACTCAACGGGTGgaatcaaaaaatatattttaacctGTGGGTCGGCTTGTGGTTCAGAACTGTTTGGCAAGTCGGAAGCATTTTATATGAAGACAAAACTTTACCTCTGTGATAGGTGAGGAAGAGTAGGAACTGCCCCCCATGTGAGAATAGCATACGTCGCTAGGTAGGCACGCAACATTTTTGGCTATTTTTTAGCTTATTGGAAAATGTCTAGGTAATGTAATGAAAACAGGAGAAATTACATGAAAGATTATCATGAGTGAATAAATCACTCCGCATGGGCTGCTCTCGCAAAATCCCTGCTTTGGAGTGATTTGGGAGGTTGTGTCGTTAAGGAAAATGTGAAGCATGGGTACACATACATGCATGTTATTTGTTTACTAGTATGAAGAGTAACACTTTGCATGCATGAGCATATTCTACATAGCATTGTAACATTGTTTCAAGAAGCAAATTACCACAGTTACCACCCCAAATAAGATGAATGCAGGAGAAatagaaataaatgtaaatacaataaaaagttaCATACATTGTGTTGGGTGTCAAAAGCTAATTGAaattttcattatttagatttagattcaactttaatttttattgaacagtacaagttcATTACAACGAAATAcagtaagcatctaaccagaagtgcaaatagagggcagaaaatgtacaagtatttacaagtattaagtatatgtatattacaaatggaatgtgtagatgtgcaatgaaggcaaatgtagTACAAATAGCaacactaaatgtgcaattaatgcaaatagaggagggcagagacCCCTTCAAGTATTAAATATAGTGCATATAATTTGAGATGGCTAGaagaaattaaaaatatatataataaaatatataatacaatttCTCAAACATGTTAATCAACATCATGCCCAAACATTCTATGAAAGTATGGAGCTGTGAAAATGCCCACATATGATCACTTCTCAAAAAGCTTGTTACTTTTAATtggattattttttgtttgtttatgtcaATGTTGTATAGTGttttttcaaacaaataaacactaactGCTCAGATGAATGGCTTAAAAATAATCTAAACTTTTGCAAAGTCATGCAATTACATtgacaacatacagtatgttgtgaATTTTGTCTACATTTAGTCTTTGTGATAAGTTAGCAAATGTGAAATTTGTTGAAGAAATCTTTTCGTTATGAAAATTATGGAAACCAAAATGCACTATTACTTTAAGAGTTTAAAACGTACCCTGTTCAACTTGGTGATGATCGTGTTTCTAGCTCAAATCTGTGATTAACAGGTAGCCATGGCAACAAGATTTTGTAAGCTGGTCAGGGTtgccaaattcagcaaaacaTATCTAACCCAATGACCACTCAGATCTTCCTGACAAAACCACTTTTTTAAATTCCTACTTAAAATAGGAATTCATACCTAACATTATCCCTAAAACTAATAATTAATAGGGATGTGACAAATTACTATTTTTCCATTACATTTAAACAGGCGTATTCTTATGTATTTTCCCTATAAACAATTAgagaaaaaacataatattcCATGTGAATTTGCACATgtagaatgttgtttttgtccaaTCACAACAGCATCAAAGCGCACTAGACAAAATGAATATCAGAGCCTCTGGGaagcacatattataatatactgtaacctATCTAGTTAACCAGTTGAAGATTAGAATTAAAATGACAGAACTAAATGTTCAAATGAGAGGGACTAAACCAGAAGCACTGCAATTTAGCTAATTATCTGAAAGGTATTGGAACATAGAAAACACAGTCGCGTTTCGAGTTCTCAATCAGACTAGTGTTAACTAGTAAtctattacagacatttaaatgttaaagtGTTTATAACCTTAAAACCTAATACTCATCATCTCTGGGCAGAGGCCATGCTAATATTCCATGTCATTCAACTTTCATTTCACTTTACATATAAACTTTACTTTCACATCACCCGTAGATATTTATCTCCCCtggaaaaaacataaaatactgaCGTGAAACTGTGATATCATGCATACTCTCATACACAAAGGCGCAtttaagaacacacacacaaagctctGTTCTTAGCTTATCTTTACATAATGCAATGGGACAGAAAACAGTTGCATCTCTGTCCTCCGTGATGAACAGGCCTCAGTTCTGTTTACAATGTTTGCTCTAGCTTCCCTTCTCTTAATGGAAAGGTGCAAGCTCGCATTGTCTTCCTGCTGCATCACTGCTTCAGATGAAATGATGGTAGGATTAGAGCACATCAGTAGGACACGACTAGACATTGTGACCTAATATCTGTGCTCAGACTGAGACGTGCATATTTTGAACCAATTTAGACATTCTTGCTTCCTTtacttgaaacaaaaaaggaaacGTGCACCCAGGAATCACTCACATGAAATTAACTTCTAAATGAAGCCTTTGATTGAAAGCATGTTTCTccctccttacacacatagagAACCAGTTACCCTTGCTtgctctctttatttctctttctctctctctctctcttacacacacacacacacacacacacacaaagggatGTGTGCACCCACGCACTCAGCTCCCACTCCTTCCGAGCAGGAAAACAAAAGGTGCTTGTTGCCTAAAGCTCTCTTCTTCCGGTCCTGCAGGAAGGTCAGACACCACCCATTCATCagctctttccttctctcataATCATGGTGGAACGGGATCAATCGACCCTTCATGTGTAATAGGAATCAGAGACAGGTTACAAATGATCACCATCCACAGTCAGCTGTCAGCAGAGCTTATGCATATACTGTGCTATCACACCAAGCATTTCCTTCTAGGTGTTTGCAGTGAGGTTGTAGTGAAGATCGTTTTAATTCCAAATCGTCACGGTAATTGCATCGCACAGTGTTTTTTTGACTGACTTCAGCCACTGTTGTTACGTTTAAGTCACCCATTTTAAGTCCCATTCAcacattataatgtatttttatatgtaataGATCCAAATGTGGAACTCTCAGCTGCATCAATGTTGTATGGTCTCTACTCCAATTTAGCTTAGTTAGTGAGATATTGATTTTACTTTCGATATGGAAATCAAAGACATTTTGAATCTGGGGCATTCATGCGTAATGGTGCTTTGGATACGGTCATGATGACCTTCAGAAGACCATATTACAATTTTGAAAGTAAATTTCATTTTGAGGGCAAATCTGTCTTACTTTTCATCAAGTAAACTAAACGTGGGATTGTAGTAATGTGCTGCCACACCTTTTTCAGGCAAGAAATggccacaaaataacatggaTCCTTTGTGTGCTTGTGACATTCCACATGCTATTACTTGCCAATGTACAAGGCATGTAATGTACTACATTGGCATGTACAGTAATGTACTACATTGGCATTTACAGTAATGTACTACATTGGAATGTACAGTAATGTACTACATTGGCATGTACAGTAATGTACTACATTGGAATGTACAGTAATGTACTACATTAGCATGTACAGTAATGTACTACATTGGCATGCCACACCATATAAAATTATATAGATTTTAAGACAACCTTCTAAACAAATAAACTGGCAAACTAGTTGCCTTGGAAACAGATAAAATGCTTGGCAGAGGTCATGAAGAGCCAATGAAGATAAATAATTAGTTGGAGAAACCCAGTGACACAGTGATGTACGTACAGGGAGAATACAGTCTGACAGGagcattatgttttttttggtggggggggggggggtagggagaGTTATTTCctaattgaatgtgtttttgctaGGGGAGCAGatgtggagggagggaagagtggagggatgagaatggaggagtggagggatgACAATGAAGGAGTGGAGGGATGagaatggaggagtggagggatgAGAATGGAAGGGTGGAGGGATGACAATGGAagggtggagggatgagaatggaggagtggagggatgagaatggaggagtggagggatgAGAATGGAAGGGTGGAGGGATGACAATGGAAGGGTGGAGGGATGTGAATGGAAGAGTGCTGAGGAGTGAGCTCCCCCCCTGCAGATACTGGCATGCACAGCTGCTGCACTGCCTCGCCCAATCTCCCATCACTCAGTCTCCAACGGGAAACTACGCTCCCTGTGCCATCCATGCGTaaggagcagtgtgtgtgtgtgtgtgcgtgtgtgtgtgtgtgtgtgtgtgagagacagaggaaggagagagaccgGGAGAAGAGTAGTGGAAGTCAGCCGTAGGACTGCAAATTAAATTGACAATAAGCTATTTAAAGAACATTtttgaagagaaaaagaaaaggggaaGGACAATGGGAAATTAAATGAACATCCTTCGCTGTTTACCTGCTGAGTGAAAGGGAATGTTGTTCTTCCTATGTTCTCCAGCTCCAGCCACAAGGACCCCTCTTCAGCCACGGTGGGCAAGGTCCGTGACCTAGCCTCCTTCAGACGCCACTTCCGCATGGGCTTCATGACCATGCCTGCCTCACAGGACCTGTCTCCTCACTCCTGTGCCTCCGCCATGGCCCCTCGCTCTCAGTCCTGCCACGCCGTGGGTGCCGGGGACACGGGCATGGAAAACGGGGAAGATTACTCGGACACCCAATCACAGCATGGTGGGCGCTGCCCCCCAGCCAAACCCAAACGGCACCCCAGTACCCGcctcagctcctcctcctctgaccCCAGAGCGCCTCACGCCCCCCCGGATGCCCCACCGCCACCCCCGCCCACACACCCACAGGCCAAACACTCTGAAAAAAAGAACGGTAGGCTATAGCAGCAGTTGTGATGACATTTGGAAAAGAGGATTATCATTTTCTCCTGGTTATGATAACCGCTCAGTTCAcggctttctctctttcccgtGCAGCCATGAAGAAGTCGGACTCGGGGGACATGTCCAAGAAGGTGCCCCCTCTGAAGCCCAAGCGAAGCCCCAGCACTCAGCTCTCGTTTGACCCCCCTGCGACTCGTGCGGCCCCCCCCGTTCTGTCCCTACCTTTCCAGGGCGTTGAGGGCCGGCCCCCgggagaggagggggacgaCGAGCCGGTCTACATTGAGATGGTGGGCCAGGTGTTCACTAGGGAGAGTCAGACTGCCACCTCTCACCCCGTAACACCTGTCGCCACCACGCCCGACTCGGACTCGGATCAAAGCGAGGCTATTTACGAGGAGATGAAGTACCCCCTGCCcgaggacagagagggacacaAACGCCTTCCTCTCAAACACGAGAGACTGAAATCCTCCAAACACCACCACTCCTCCGCTGGCTCGTCCAACCCTCTACCTCGTCCCTcgtcctcttctccttcctgtTCCAAACCGAAAGCTGCGGTgtccatctcccattcctctcccctgccctcatccacctcctccactcctgttcccctctcctccagccCACACCCCCCACGAGCCCCGACCCCCTATCTCCTCCAGGGGAACAAATCAGCGACAGAGTCCAACACTAAGATCCCGGCCCCCTTCCCTAACCTGTTACAGCACCGACCCCCACTCCTTGCCTTTCCCCAGCCTGCTGCTGCCTCCAGTGGGGTTGGGGTCCAGCACAAAGCTGCTGCTGCCGCCAAACTGGGAACGATCAGCATCCAGACCTCCTCCAGTATGACAGCTCCATCCAGTACCTCCTCTGCCTCCACCACCCCATCCTCCAACATACCTATGCCGCTCTCAGGCTCTAAGGAGtccaaagagagagacaaacagagcaGGGACACAGACcgagacagagacagccagcTCGGCCCTGCACCAGGGCTAAGGGCCAGGAGCCACTCCACTCCCCTGCCCCCCTCCTCCAAGTCCACATCCCCCTACTcccaccaccagcaccacccaCACCACCGCCCTtcacactaccaccactatcGCAAGCCAGAGAGAGGTGACTCACCCAACCCCATCACCAACAACAAGAATGGCTCAGAGACCTCCTCCAAGTCCACTGCCCAGACCCAGACGCAGACCCAGGGCTCGGGCAAGGAGGGTAAATCTGTGAGCTTCTGTCTGAAGTCcgacaaaggagagagagacagggaccgagagagagacagggaccgagagagagacagggaccgagagagagacagggaccgagagagagacagggaccgAGAGAGAGACGGTCACAGGGACaatcacagagacagagaccgggacagcgacagagagagacacagggagagagacagagaccggGACAGAGAAGCCGGgtcccactcctcctcttcccaggCTGAGAACACTCCCACCACCAACAGCCATTCATCCCAGACTAGTGCCAGTTCAACCCCGACCccgtcctcttcctccaccacctcccacTCTCGCCCTAGCTCTCGTCCCCACCTCCACCGCTCCAACACTCCTCACGGCCTGCCTGCTTACAAGCCCCCCTCCTCAGACAGTCCCCTGCTCTGGACCTACCCCTCAATGGGCCTCCGCAGACCCCCGGCGTACGACAGCCTACGAGGAGGGTCTCACCTGCCCTCCTTACACCTCCAGGGTCATGGGGATGTGGCCTCCAAAAGCAGCACAGTGCCTGGACCAGTCCAGGGGAAGGCTGGGTTTATGCCCTGGGACAGCAGTGGATTTGGGGATGACGGGTCCTACTGGCCCATGCAGAGAAAACTGTCCTTCAGCCATGGTAGCAGAGATACAGAGACTGAAAGTAAGTTAATGTCATATGATAGGAGGCGTCATGGTTTTGAATGAATGTCCCATTTTATCATTGGTTACTCTCATTCCCTAGACCACAAGTGAAGTATAATCTGTCATTGTGCTGTCAATAGACAATCATTATACGCTTACTCAACaattccattctgacattcccCTTTCAGAGGATAAAGGGCGTGCATGGAACGGCAGTGCTGATGCCCTCCTCAGGATGGACAAGGAGGAGTTGGGCCCTGGACGAGGAGGTGGAGGCGGAGGCCACTCTGGGATCCCAGTACGCTTCacaggagggagggggatgggCCACAGTGAATCCGTAGCCGGGATGGAGGAGGGGTCCTTGGGGTTCCGAGCACTGCCTAGAGGGggcctccccctcccctgccaAACCTTCCCAGCCTGCCGTAACGGAGGTAAGCCCAAAATAATTCATCCAGAATCCATCTGAAATACATACATTAGTAGTCACAGGCTTCATTAGGAAATGGTTGGGTAACATTGTTTccaccaaatgtttttgtgtatatAGTATACCATTCAAAAAACCTTGGATAAGCGGAGAAACACAAATCCTGCTGAAAGCAATTTTGCAGCATTCAATGTCACTATAAAGCACACAAATGACCCGGTGTCTGGGACCAATGGCGGCTTTTGATTGGCTGTGTAGTACAAGTGGTGCCAAATGGTGGCAGAATTTTTATATCAACAGACATGTATTTTGCTCCCTTTAAGCAATTATTTTTtgctcaaataaataaaaccaataGGTACTAATCTTTCTCTCCGTTAACATGCAGggcaataataaataatactggcAGTGTCCAGCATGTGACATATGTTCAACATAATGACATATGTCAGCAATGGAATATAGATCCAATTAACTCCATAACCAATGATATGGCATCTTGATAgaaaatataatatgtatatatatttatttatttgggatAAATAATCAGAACCAGAAACATAATGGTTATTAATAGACTAACCTACCTTAACAATCCCTCGTTTAACATTGCTGGTGAGGTTTTATTGCTAGTTAGCTACAGCCAGGATGCCATCTCAGCAGTTGCTAGCAATGACAACCATACTGTAGCTGAAAGGTGTTCGAATGATGGCAATACAACAAGCGCACGTAagtcatcaaaatacactgcaAGATAAAGAATACTCAAAACTCAGAAAATGATCAATTGAATTAGCTTTTACTTTGCATTATAGTGAGAAGAGAGTCCTGCTTGCACTTTAAGTTTGTCCAAATTCCCAAATCCCAGAACAGTCCTGGTGCTCTAATTCTTCGGTTTACCCCTTCATGTCGGCTGAAAAGTTGAACTTGATAGTGTGTTTGTCAAATTTTTCAGCCCAGTCTAACAGTATAATATGTTAGCTTTGGGTAAGAGCTCTGCTAATAATTAGCTTAAGTTTGCCAAGTATTCCTGAAGTGTGCATGCTTTCTTCCATTCCTTTCAAGTTAGGAGCTTATTGCTTTCCCCTGTCCTACTTTGGTGCTGCAGCTTGTTTGATGCAGATGTACCTTTTTT
This genomic window from Esox lucius isolate fEsoLuc1 chromosome 7, fEsoLuc1.pri, whole genome shotgun sequence contains:
- the LOC105023951 gene encoding neuronal tyrosine-phosphorylated phosphoinositide-3-kinase adapter 1, which encodes MSSGSTQDVAVEHFLRDIERRGKRLHCAVIGCEEEQRPHGDMNLLYRKSRLDWRHKDQEASKKSSSHKDPSSATVGKVRDLASFRRHFRMGFMTMPASQDLSPHSCASAMAPRSQSCHAVGAGDTGMENGEDYSDTQSQHGGRCPPAKPKRHPSTRLSSSSSDPRAPHAPPDAPPPPPPTHPQAKHSEKKNAMKKSDSGDMSKKVPPLKPKRSPSTQLSFDPPATRAAPPVLSLPFQGVEGRPPGEEGDDEPVYIEMVGQVFTRESQTATSHPVTPVATTPDSDSDQSEAIYEEMKYPLPEDREGHKRLPLKHERLKSSKHHHSSAGSSNPLPRPSSSSPSCSKPKAAVSISHSSPLPSSTSSTPVPLSSSPHPPRAPTPYLLQGNKSATESNTKIPAPFPNLLQHRPPLLAFPQPAAASSGVGVQHKAAAAAKLGTISIQTSSSMTAPSSTSSASTTPSSNIPMPLSGSKESKERDKQSRDTDRDRDSQLGPAPGLRARSHSTPLPPSSKSTSPYSHHQHHPHHRPSHYHHYRKPERGDSPNPITNNKNGSETSSKSTAQTQTQTQGSGKEGKSVSFCLKSDKGERDRDRERDRDRERDRDRERDRDRDSDRERHRERDRDRDREAGSHSSSSQAENTPTTNSHSSQTSASSTPTPSSSSTTSHSRPSSRPHLHRSNTPHGLPAYKPPSSDSPLLWTYPSMGLRRPPAYDSLRGGSHLPSLHLQGHGDVASKSSTVPGPVQGKAGFMPWDSSGFGDDGSYWPMQRKLSFSHGSRDTETEKDKGRAWNGSADALLRMDKEELGPGRGGGGGGHSGIPVRFTGGRGMGHSESVAGMEEGSLGFRALPRGGLPLPCQTFPACRNGELGRLGRSSSTSGVRQVGSDVQRQSSLPHREALSQLHGASLSSQTPCSPGVSRQQHQLQLHQQQLQLQHQLQQLQQQHHLQLQFQHLAQLAQGQPPATGGATASTAQTQRDGKLLEVIERKRCLCKEIKAHRRPDKSLCKQDSMPILPSWRRTPEPRKTGTPPCQRPQAVVWDTAI